The following coding sequences lie in one Spodoptera frugiperda isolate SF20-4 chromosome 24, AGI-APGP_CSIRO_Sfru_2.0, whole genome shotgun sequence genomic window:
- the LOC118278455 gene encoding cell surface glycoprotein 1-like isoform X2, whose translation MFLSKASVVLLVAFLGTSLLGDGSVSASPTPQEAAPTPQDPLNTGTVNGNPNPAPPNVSEQPQQQPVANQQQPSVIYVQQLPASNTNQSLVLSTNQSPVLNTQLAPVSNTQQSPVLNGQQPAVFNGTQSPVSYGNESPVYNGQQSPVFIVQQSPMQQPVTNPQQQPVATPQQQPVATPQQQTVATPQQQTVATPQQQPVTFSQQQPVATPPQQPVATPQEQPVANPQQQPVATPQEQAVITPRQQPVTFSQQQPVATPQQQPVATPPQQPVVNPQEQPVTTPQEEAVTTPQQPPVLNTNQSPVFNGTQSPVSYGQQSPVYNGQQSPVFIGQQSPVANGQQPPVANGQQSAVFSGQQSPVSHGNQSPVFNGQQSPVYIGQQSPMQQPVATPQQQPVTNPQQQPVVTPHQQPVATPQQQTVATPQQQPVATPQQQPVATPQQQPVANPQQQPVATPQQQPVATPQQQTVATPQQQPVTTPQQQPVATPQQQPVATPQQQPVATPQQQPVATPQQQPVTTPQQQPVATPQQQPVATPQQQPVASPQQQPVATPQQQTVATPQQQPVTTPQQQPVATPQQQPVANPQQQTVTTPQQQPATYPQQQQFYPQQQQQFYPQQQPAAYPQQQQFYSQQQQFYPQQQPVVYPQQQPVVYPQQPVVYQQQPVVYPQPPQVVYVQPAYQSTTTPKPPFLMVWDGIRDWKQNAFQAAVGQNPLLG comes from the exons TGTCCGAACAACCACAGCAAC aacccgtggctaaccAACAGCAACCGTCAGTAATTTACGTACAGCAACTACCAGCGTCGAACACAAACCAATCACTTGTGTTGAGCACAAACCAATCACCAGTATTAAACACACAACTAGCACCAGTTTCAAACACACAGCAATCGCCAGTGCTTAACGGGCAGCAACCAGCAGTGTTTAACGGAACGCAATCACCAGTGTCCTACGGTAATGAATCACCAGTGTATAATGGACAGCAATCACCAGTGTTTATTGTACAGCAATCACCAATGCAACAACCCGTGACCaaccctcagcaacaacccgtggctacccctcagcaacaacccgtggctacccctcagcaacaaaccgtggctacccctcagcaacaaaccgtagctacccctcagcaacaacccgtgacaTTTTCACAGCAACAACCGGTGGCTACCCCTccgcaacaacccgtggctacccctcaggaACAACCCGTAGCTAACCCTCAGCAACAGCCCGTAGCTACCCCTCAGGAACAAGCCGTGATTACCCCTCGGCAACAACCCGTAACTTTTTCACAGCAACAACcggtggctacccctcagcaacaacctgTGGCTACCCCTCCGCAACAACCCGTGGTTAACCCTCAGGAACAACCCGTGACTACCCCTCAGGAAGAAGCCGTGACCACCCCTCAGCAACCACCAGTGTTGAACACAAACCAATCACCAGTGTTTAACGGAACACAATCACCAGTTTCCTACGGACAGCAATCACCAGTGTATAATGGACAGCAATCACCAGTTTTTATCGGACAGCAATCACCAGTGGCCAACGGGCAGCAACCACCAGTGGCCAACGGGCAGCAATCAGCAGTGTTTAGTGGGCAGCAATCACCAGTGTCCCACGGAAATCAATCACCGGTGTTTAACGGACAACAATCACCAGTGTATATTGGGCAGCAATCTCCAatgcaacaacccgtggctacccctcagcaacaacccgtgaccaaccctcagcaacaacccgtggttACCCCTCACCAACAACCCGtcgctacccctcagcaacaaaccgtggctacccctcagcaacaacccgtggctacccctcagcaacaacccgtggctacccctcagcaacaacccgtggctaaccctcagcaacaacccgtggctacccctcagcaacaacccgtggctacccctcagcaacaaaccgtggctacccctcagcaacaacccgtgactacccctcagcaacaacccgtggctacccctcagcaacaacccgtggctacccctcagcaacaacccgtggctacccctcagcaacaacccgtggctacccctcagcaacaacccgtgactacccctcagcaacaacccgtggctacccctcagcaacaacccgtggctacccctcagcaacaacccgtggcttcccctcagcaacaacccgtggctacccctcagcaacaaaccgtggctacccctcagcaacaacccgtgactacccctcagcaacaacccgtggctacccctcagcaacaacccgtggctaaccCACAGCAACAAACTGTGAcaacccctcagcaacaacccgcgacttacccacagcaacaacagttttacccacaacaacaacaacaattttaCCCACAGCAACAGCCAGCTGCTTACCCACAGCAACAACAATTTTACTCACAGCAACAACAGTTTTACCCACAGCAACAACCAGTAGTTTACCCACAGCAACAACCAGTAGTTTACCCACAGCAACCAGTAGTTTACCAACAGCAACCAGTAGTTTACCCACAGCCACCACAAGTGGTTTACGTCCAGCCAGCCTACCAGAGTACCACGACGCCCAAACCTCCTTTTCTAATGGTGTGGGATGGCATCCGCGATTGGAAACAAAATGCCTTCCAAGCGGCTGTGGGGCAAAACCCTCTATTAGgttga
- the LOC118278455 gene encoding cell surface glycoprotein 1-like isoform X1 yields MFLSKASVVLLVAFLGTSLLGDGSVSASPTPQEAAPTPQDPLNTGTVNGNPNPAPPNAVSEQPQQQPVANQQQPSVIYVQQLPASNTNQSLVLSTNQSPVLNTQLAPVSNTQQSPVLNGQQPAVFNGTQSPVSYGNESPVYNGQQSPVFIVQQSPMQQPVTNPQQQPVATPQQQPVATPQQQTVATPQQQTVATPQQQPVTFSQQQPVATPPQQPVATPQEQPVANPQQQPVATPQEQAVITPRQQPVTFSQQQPVATPQQQPVATPPQQPVVNPQEQPVTTPQEEAVTTPQQPPVLNTNQSPVFNGTQSPVSYGQQSPVYNGQQSPVFIGQQSPVANGQQPPVANGQQSAVFSGQQSPVSHGNQSPVFNGQQSPVYIGQQSPMQQPVATPQQQPVTNPQQQPVVTPHQQPVATPQQQTVATPQQQPVATPQQQPVATPQQQPVANPQQQPVATPQQQPVATPQQQTVATPQQQPVTTPQQQPVATPQQQPVATPQQQPVATPQQQPVATPQQQPVTTPQQQPVATPQQQPVATPQQQPVASPQQQPVATPQQQTVATPQQQPVTTPQQQPVATPQQQPVANPQQQTVTTPQQQPATYPQQQQFYPQQQQQFYPQQQPAAYPQQQQFYSQQQQFYPQQQPVVYPQQQPVVYPQQPVVYQQQPVVYPQPPQVVYVQPAYQSTTTPKPPFLMVWDGIRDWKQNAFQAAVGQNPLLG; encoded by the exons CAGTGTCCGAACAACCACAGCAAC aacccgtggctaaccAACAGCAACCGTCAGTAATTTACGTACAGCAACTACCAGCGTCGAACACAAACCAATCACTTGTGTTGAGCACAAACCAATCACCAGTATTAAACACACAACTAGCACCAGTTTCAAACACACAGCAATCGCCAGTGCTTAACGGGCAGCAACCAGCAGTGTTTAACGGAACGCAATCACCAGTGTCCTACGGTAATGAATCACCAGTGTATAATGGACAGCAATCACCAGTGTTTATTGTACAGCAATCACCAATGCAACAACCCGTGACCaaccctcagcaacaacccgtggctacccctcagcaacaacccgtggctacccctcagcaacaaaccgtggctacccctcagcaacaaaccgtagctacccctcagcaacaacccgtgacaTTTTCACAGCAACAACCGGTGGCTACCCCTccgcaacaacccgtggctacccctcaggaACAACCCGTAGCTAACCCTCAGCAACAGCCCGTAGCTACCCCTCAGGAACAAGCCGTGATTACCCCTCGGCAACAACCCGTAACTTTTTCACAGCAACAACcggtggctacccctcagcaacaacctgTGGCTACCCCTCCGCAACAACCCGTGGTTAACCCTCAGGAACAACCCGTGACTACCCCTCAGGAAGAAGCCGTGACCACCCCTCAGCAACCACCAGTGTTGAACACAAACCAATCACCAGTGTTTAACGGAACACAATCACCAGTTTCCTACGGACAGCAATCACCAGTGTATAATGGACAGCAATCACCAGTTTTTATCGGACAGCAATCACCAGTGGCCAACGGGCAGCAACCACCAGTGGCCAACGGGCAGCAATCAGCAGTGTTTAGTGGGCAGCAATCACCAGTGTCCCACGGAAATCAATCACCGGTGTTTAACGGACAACAATCACCAGTGTATATTGGGCAGCAATCTCCAatgcaacaacccgtggctacccctcagcaacaacccgtgaccaaccctcagcaacaacccgtggttACCCCTCACCAACAACCCGtcgctacccctcagcaacaaaccgtggctacccctcagcaacaacccgtggctacccctcagcaacaacccgtggctacccctcagcaacaacccgtggctaaccctcagcaacaacccgtggctacccctcagcaacaacccgtggctacccctcagcaacaaaccgtggctacccctcagcaacaacccgtgactacccctcagcaacaacccgtggctacccctcagcaacaacccgtggctacccctcagcaacaacccgtggctacccctcagcaacaacccgtggctacccctcagcaacaacccgtgactacccctcagcaacaacccgtggctacccctcagcaacaacccgtggctacccctcagcaacaacccgtggcttcccctcagcaacaacccgtggctacccctcagcaacaaaccgtggctacccctcagcaacaacccgtgactacccctcagcaacaacccgtggctacccctcagcaacaacccgtggctaaccCACAGCAACAAACTGTGAcaacccctcagcaacaacccgcgacttacccacagcaacaacagttttacccacaacaacaacaacaattttaCCCACAGCAACAGCCAGCTGCTTACCCACAGCAACAACAATTTTACTCACAGCAACAACAGTTTTACCCACAGCAACAACCAGTAGTTTACCCACAGCAACAACCAGTAGTTTACCCACAGCAACCAGTAGTTTACCAACAGCAACCAGTAGTTTACCCACAGCCACCACAAGTGGTTTACGTCCAGCCAGCCTACCAGAGTACCACGACGCCCAAACCTCCTTTTCTAATGGTGTGGGATGGCATCCGCGATTGGAAACAAAATGCCTTCCAAGCGGCTGTGGGGCAAAACCCTCTATTAGgttga